The Carassius auratus strain Wakin chromosome 5, ASM336829v1, whole genome shotgun sequence genome includes a window with the following:
- the LOC113075374 gene encoding growth arrest-specific protein 1-like, giving the protein MLAHQVMANSCNSAVILRLRIMILSIGCALMCYSRLSTASPAHSERLICWQAIMKCQGEPECHYAYTQYQHACGPVINGSRKKCPSHCISSIIQLNLTVNGPALEDCECASDTLCKMTKRAIEPCMPRTSHMGCTEARKQCEKDPECSTAMRDYLYHCRKLFGGDRCSDDCRRVITNMRSIPKALQLDTCVCDGTERTICEYVKVSMKNFCFNDRYGGSGFSDTEDDLEDDYGEYEDEENDAWNLRAQRSSIVMSTVLTIFPLVIIR; this is encoded by the coding sequence ATGTTAGCACATCAAGTAATGGCAAACTCTTGCAACTCTGCAGTTATTTTGCGGCTGCGAATAATGATTTTGTCAATCGGCTGTGCGTTGATGTGTTATAGTCGTTTATCCACCGCATCACCAGCACACAGTGAGCGTTTGATATGCTGGCAAGCCATCATGAAGTGCCAAGGAGAACCGGAGTGTCATTACGCGTACACGCAGTATCAACACGCGTGCGGTCCGGTTATAAACGGCAGCAGGAAGAAATGTCCCAGCCACTGCATTTCTTCCATCATTCAGCTCAATCTGACTGTGAACGGCCCGGCACTGGAGGACTGCGAGTGCGCCTCGGACACTCTGTGCAAGATGACCAAACGAGCCATTGAGCCCTGCATGCCCAGAACGAGCCACATGGGCTGCACCGAGGCTCGTAAGCAGTGTGAGAAGGATCCCGAGTGCAGCACCGCCATGCGGGACTATCTGTATCACTGCAGGAAACTGTTCGGAGGAGATCGCTGCTCGGACGACTGCCGGCGGGTCATCACCAACATGCGCTCCATTCCCAAAGCCCTACAGCTGGACACTTGCGTGTGCGACGGCACAGAGAGGACCATATGCGAGTATGTCAAAGTCAGCATGAAAAACTTCTGCTTTAACGACCGATACGGCGGGAGTGGCTTTTCAGATACCGAGGACGACTTGGAGGATGATTATGGGGAATATGAGGACGAGGAGAATGATGCCTGGAATTTAAGAGCACAAAGGAGTTCGATTGTGATGTCCACTGTTTTGACCATTTTCCCTCTTGTAATAATAAGATAA